One Myxococcus stipitatus DNA segment encodes these proteins:
- the murI gene encoding glutamate racemase: protein MRQSGHGPIGVFDSGVGGLTVLKALMEHLPHESTVYLGDTARVPYGTKSGEVVTRYSLKNAEFLLERGIKVLVVACNTASAAALPALEAALPVPVVGVIQPGARAALARTRGGGVGVIGTPGTVRSGAYQRELAAGDPRVRVKARACPLFVPLAEEGWTTGDVPLLTAREYLGEFARDGVDTLVLGCTHYPLLKGVIAEVVGPDVALVDSAEATAEAVVALLTRQGLLAPANGPAPSHAYYVTDVPERFTEVGARFLGRSIPTAEQVDLKF from the coding sequence ATGCGGCAAAGCGGCCACGGTCCCATTGGCGTGTTCGATTCGGGTGTCGGCGGGTTGACGGTCCTCAAGGCGCTCATGGAGCACCTTCCCCACGAGAGCACCGTCTACCTGGGCGATACGGCGAGGGTGCCCTACGGCACCAAGTCCGGCGAGGTGGTGACGCGCTACTCGCTGAAGAACGCGGAGTTCCTGCTGGAGCGGGGCATCAAGGTGCTGGTCGTGGCGTGCAACACGGCGTCCGCGGCGGCGCTGCCCGCGCTGGAGGCGGCGCTGCCCGTGCCCGTGGTGGGCGTCATCCAGCCCGGTGCCCGGGCGGCGCTGGCGCGCACGCGGGGCGGCGGGGTGGGCGTCATCGGCACCCCCGGCACCGTGCGCTCCGGGGCGTACCAGCGCGAGCTGGCGGCCGGGGACCCGCGGGTGCGGGTGAAGGCCCGCGCCTGCCCCCTCTTCGTCCCGCTGGCGGAGGAGGGGTGGACCACCGGCGATGTGCCGCTGCTGACGGCGCGCGAGTACCTGGGGGAGTTCGCCCGGGACGGCGTGGACACGCTCGTGCTGGGGTGCACCCACTATCCGCTGCTCAAGGGCGTCATCGCGGAGGTGGTGGGGCCCGACGTCGCGCTGGTGGACTCGGCGGAGGCCACGGCGGAGGCGGTGGTGGCGCTCTTGACTCGGCAGGGGCTGCTGGCGCCCGCGAACGGTCCGGCGCCATCCCACGCGTACTACGTGACGGACGTGCCGGAGCGCTTCACGGAGGTGGGGGCGCGGTTCCTCGGCCGCTCCATCCCCACGGCCGAGCAGGTGGACCTGAAGTTCTGA
- the carF gene encoding plasmanylethanolamine desaturase gives MTKTNEIKDKVRLQDAQALASGYSPAIRAMEIGAIVSFTALELALVYRLYNNPHGGPWLLLSAVLLGYLAADFVSGFVHWMGDTWGSTEMPVLGKALIRPFREHHVDEKAITRHDFVETNGNNCLISLPVAIAAVSMPLSSSGWVFCASFLGAMIFWVMATNQFHKWSHMDTPPALIGFLQRVHLILPPEHHRIHHTAPFNKYYCITVGWMNRPLTMVSFFPLMERLVTWATGLVPREDDIGDEAAKALQAAQAAAEPPVVQVAKELLTKATTATTEESAPVGTRPSA, from the coding sequence ATGACGAAGACGAACGAGATCAAGGACAAGGTCCGTCTCCAGGACGCGCAGGCCCTGGCGTCGGGCTACTCGCCCGCCATCCGTGCGATGGAGATTGGCGCCATCGTCAGCTTCACGGCGTTGGAGCTGGCGCTGGTGTATCGGCTCTACAACAACCCGCACGGCGGCCCGTGGCTGCTCTTGAGCGCGGTGCTGCTGGGCTACCTCGCCGCGGACTTCGTGTCCGGCTTCGTCCACTGGATGGGCGACACCTGGGGTTCGACGGAGATGCCCGTGCTGGGCAAGGCGCTCATCCGCCCCTTCCGCGAGCACCACGTCGACGAGAAGGCCATCACCCGCCACGACTTCGTGGAGACCAACGGCAACAACTGCCTCATCTCCCTGCCGGTGGCCATCGCCGCGGTGAGCATGCCGCTGAGCAGCTCCGGCTGGGTGTTCTGCGCCAGCTTCCTGGGCGCGATGATCTTCTGGGTGATGGCGACCAACCAGTTCCACAAGTGGTCGCACATGGACACGCCGCCGGCCCTCATCGGCTTCCTGCAGCGCGTGCACCTCATCCTGCCGCCGGAGCACCACCGCATCCACCACACCGCGCCCTTCAACAAGTACTACTGCATCACCGTGGGGTGGATGAACCGGCCGCTGACGATGGTGAGCTTCTTCCCGCTCATGGAGCGGCTGGTCACCTGGGCCACGGGCCTGGTGCCGCGCGAGGACGACATCGGCGACGAGGCCGCCAAGGCCCTGCAGGCGGCCCAGGCCGCCGCCGAGCCCCCCGTGGTGCAGGTGGCCAAGGAGCTGCTCACCAAGGCCACCACCGCCACCACCGAGGAGTCCGCGCCCGTCGGCACCCGCCCCTCCGCCTGA